AATCTAAATGGACCTAAACTAAATGCTGTTCGCCAGACAAATCCTGACGCGTTAGCAATTGCTGAACAACTTGATAAAGAACGTAGCAAGGAAACGAACGGTTTACTTTATGGTATTCCCATTATCATTAAAAATAATATCAATACTAGAGATCAAATGGCTACAACAGCTGGTAGTTTAGCACTTCAACATAACTATCCAGAAGAAGATGCGTTTATAGTTAAGAAATTACGTGAAGCTGGAGCAATCATACTAGCAACTGCTAATTTAACCGAGTTTGCTAACTTTATGGCTTACGAAATGCCAAACGGGTATAGTTCTCTTGGTGGACAAGTACTTAACCCATATAATCCTGGTGTGTTTGATGTAGGTGGGTCAAGTGCAGGAACTGGCTCAGCTATTGCAGCTAATTTTGCAACTGCAGGAATTGGAACAGAAACTTCAGGCTCCATTCTTAGTCCGGCAAGTAGCAATTCGCTCGTTGGTATAAAACCGACTATTGGTTTAGTTAGTCGCACTGGTATTATCCCTATATCACATAGTCAAGATACAGCAGGTCCAATGACACGAACTGTTGAGGATGCGGCAATCATGTTAACTGTTATGGCTGGTCAAGATGAATCTGATTCTTCGACAAAAAATTTCCCGGGAAATGATACGGATTATACATCTTCATTATTAGAAGATGGATTAAAAGGAAGTAGAATTGGGATAGATAGAAGTACGTTCGCGGAACTTTCAGAAGAAGAAGTAACTGTGATCGAGGAAGCTATCGCTACTATAAAACAACAAGGCGCGACCATTATTGATCCAATTAAAATACATACGCCTGAACTAGATATGGTAGTAATGAAACATGAATTTAAGCATGACCTTAACAAATACTTAAAAACTGTATCAGAAGATGTTTCTGTCAAAAATTTAAAAGACATCATCGCATTTAATCAACAAAATAACGAGCTAGCTTTAAAATACAATCAAGAGCTTTTGGAAGATTCAGAGGCAATGAGTGATGATCCAACCGATCCTGCTTATTTAGAAAGTCGCGCGATGGATTTGAAGTACTCTCGTGAGTTAGGGATCGATGCGGTTATGGAAAAACATAACCTAGATGCAATTCTTTCACCAAACAACTGGGGAGCTTCCTTACCGGCTAAAGCTGGCTACCCATCCATTACAATCCCAGCTGGATATACAGATGAAGGAAAACCAGTTGGTATAACATTTAGCGCTAAAGCTTTTAGTGAACAAATATTAATCAAACTAGGTTACTCCTACGAACAAGCGACAAAACATCGAATAGAGCCTAGATTTCAATAAAGTATTAAGTGAAAAATCAGTGGGAAATTAAAATAAGACAATCAAATAACCGAAATTTAATCTTACCTTTTAGTAAACACCGAATTTCTTAAAATGTAAGATAGCTAAAGAGGCTGGGACATAACTAGCCAAAATAACGAAAAAGATTCCGATCATCTTAGGAAGATGGTCGGAATCTTTTTTTGTTGGATTATTTTCAGGATTTGTTGGACCATGCGCATGCTTAGCCGTGTACTTTCTCAAGTTCACCGCCATGAATGCAAATCCTAATTCATTTTCCACTTTCTTCTTGCCTCTTACTGACATACGAGTGAAACGCAAATTAGCCTTCAAAAATCCGAAGACTGGTTCTACATCTATTTTTCGTTTGCCATAGATTTTACCGGTTTCTTTTTCTGAAAGCTGCTGTTTTGTGTATGCTTTTTGTTGTTCCCATTTTTCATTATAATAAATTTTTCGATTATTTCCTTCCTTTGCTTTTGTACAGTGGGAACGCAACGGACAATCCGAACAGTCTTCACATTCATAGACTTTAAAGGATCGGGTGAAGTTATCTTTACCTGTTCGATTAGATAGATACTGGAAAGCCACTTTTTTATCATTTGGACAACGGAAAGAATCACTCGCTTCATCATACGCCCAGTTCATTGTGTTAAAAGGGTCTTGCTTATATTTCTTTGTCTTCTCTTTTCGATACATATTGTAGGTAATCAGCGGGATGCGCTCCCGATTAATGCGGACATCTTCATAATTCTGTTCACTTCCATACCATGCATCAGCTACGATATATGTGGGAAGTTCAAAGAAGCTTTCCTCGATTTTATCTAGAAAAGGAGTGAATGTGCGTACATCAGTTGGATTGGGAAATACGTCATATGCGAGTGTATATTGTCCTTCGGTCGCAATTTGTACATTGTAACCTGCTTTTAATTGGCCATTCTTCATATAATCGTCTTTCATGCGCATAAAGGTGGCATCATGGTCTGTCTTTGAATAACTATTGCGCGCTTCAAATATAAGCCTATCCTTTTCGTATTTTTGTTTGCGTGCTACGTAATCTTTAAACTGTTTGCGGTATTTTTTTGGTGTTTTCCTTGCAGAGCGAAGCTGCTTTCGTTTGCTGACATCTTTACTTTCTTCGATCTGTTTGTCGTATCCTTCAACGGTCTTCTCTAGTTTCTCAACTACTTTTTCGAGTTCTTTAGTGGATAGTTCTTCCGTACTTTCGCGTTCTATTTCTGGAATAATTTCGTTTGCCAATAATTCATCGTACAGTTGATTTGATTTCTCCACCAAATTCGCACTGTATTTTTCAATCGCTTTTCGCCAAACAAACGTAAATTTATTGGCATTTGCTTCTATTTTGGTGCCATCAATAAAGATCGCTTCCTGGTCAATCAGCTCTTCTTTCACCAGTTGGCATCGAAATTGTACAAAACATTGGCGTAACAGTTCTTGTACTTCTTCATTGACTCGAAAACGATTAATCGTTCGATAGCTTGGCTCATAACCTTGCGCTAACCACATCATACGTACACTATCTTTCAGTAATGATTCAATTTTTCTTCCAGAGAAAACAGATTGCGTGTAAGCACATAAAATAACCTTCATCATCATGCGTGGATGATAAGCAGGACAACCTGTTTCATGTAAGAAAACAGAAAATGCTTTATCAGGTATTTGTTCTACTAAGTCATGGATCGTATAGGCAATATCATTTTTTTGTAATTTCATTTCAAAATCTAACGGCAGAATTACTTGATTCATGTTATAATCTTTAAACATAAGGATACCTCCGATAGTTATTGTTTCGTCACTTTAATTTTATCAGAAGGTATCCTTTTTTACTTACTAAAATTTTCGATTTTATAAAAAAGTTGCATCTTCCAACTACCGTTGGAAGATGCAACTTTTTATTGTTTATCTGAGTTTTGTCCCAGCCTCTTTAGACTTTATTCAAATAGTGCTACCTTCTTAGACGCCTCATTAATTTCATCAAGATCTTCTCTTGATAATGTGAATTGCAGTGCACCAATGTTCTCTTCAACATGATGGACTTTTGAAGCACCTGGAATTGCTACTACGGTCTCCCCATGAAAATGGATCAACCAGTTAAGTGCAATTTGCGTCTGACTAACTCCATATTTAATCGCCTTTTCTTCTAATAAATCAATTAACGGTTGTGTTTGCGCTAATCCTGCAGCTTTAAAGAATTTTGTATATTTGCGTGGACCTTTAATATTTTTGATCAGTTCAGGATTTTTATGAAATTTCCCTGATAATATGCCCTGTTCCAATGGAGAATAGGCAATAATGGTGATTCCTAATTCTTTCGCAACATCCATTATACCGTTTTTTTCAATCCTTCGATCCAATAAACTATATTTCACTTGGTTTGAAGCTAGAAAATAATCTTTTTCTTTTAATAATTCATGAGCCTCTTTCATCTTTCCTGCATTATAATTACTTACACCGACAAGTTTAATTTTATTCTTTTCTAAGAGATGTATCATTTCTTTCATTTCATTCTTCACATTAGAAAAAGAGAAAGGTTGGTGAATTTGATATAAATCAATGTCCCTTCCACCTAATGCCTCTAATCGCTTATCTATCGTCTTTGTAATGGAAGATGCTGTTCTAAATAATGGCCACCATTTTGTTGCAATTAATGCGCTCTCTGCAGATGCATCTATGCTATTTAAGGCTACAGATAATGCATTTTCAGATTCACCTTTTCCATATATTTCAGCAGTATCAAACCAATTGATCCCACCTTCCAAACTAAGCCTCACAATATTAGTAACATCCTTTTGATCCATCGCAGCCCAAAATCCACCTACTAAACCTTTACCATTACTAAATTGCCAACACCCTAATCCTAATGCAGATACTCTTGTTGATGATTGTCCTAATTTCCGTAAAGCTACATGTGTCTCTACTGTCATTCGTTAATCATTCCCCTTTCAACATTGTATATTAATACCAGTTTAGAGCTAATTAGTGATTTTGTAAAAAATAAGCAGCTAGTTCCAACTAATACGTTTTTATTTTAGTTAGAATTCTATAAAGTATATAATTATGCCAAGTACTATAATAACAAGACTAACAGACAGCAATCCAATTATCCTTGACGTATTTGCCACTTGGATCTCTTTCCAGTTCACCGGTTTAATCCCGCTAACCCAAAAGACGATAATGGCTGATAATAAAATCGCATGAATATTTACAAGTAATAAAAGAAGTGGCGTAACTGCATATCTCCATTCCCCCTCGCCAATTATCATGCCAAAGACAATTGCTGGTGGTAACAGCGCTACTGATACCATTACACCAACTAATGCTTCTGACACACGTTTGGCAAAAGAAAGTGCGCCAGCCGCTCCCGCTGCAAGTGCTAAGATGATATCCATCATCTCGATATTTGTACGAGCTCTAAACTCATCGCTATCAAGTGGTAAATTAAATATAACACCAAATAAAATAGCAATAAGAATTGGAACTACCAAACCAAATATTGCAGTCCCTACCGACCGGCGCATTATTTTATAATCACCTAACACAGCTGCAAAAGATAGGGCGGTATAAGGACCAATTAATGGAGCGATAACCATCGCACCAATTACGACTGCTGCACTATCTTTTACAATACCTGCAGTCGCAACAATAGCTGATAACACAAGGAGCCATACAAAGTTTCGATTAATAACACTTGATGAATGAACGACATTATATAATTCATGCCTGCTCGCCCTTAAAACCTCTTCTTGTTTTTCGGATGGGTCTCTTTCTTCCTCTTTTTCCTCCTCAACTCGCGGAATATAAGTTGAAATGTTATAAAGTAATGCACGCATTTCCTCATCATATTTTGAATCTAATTCTAAAAAATTCAGAATCTCTTCCGCATATTTTTTATCAATTAATAATTTAAATACTTGCTCTTGATCTGAAATGCGTGTATGCCAATGCGAAATTATCGTAAATTCTGCTATTTTTTCTTGGAAATGATTCACTTTATCATTTGGAATATATACTTCAATTAGTTGTAACTCCATCTTTTCTTCCCTCGCTACTAGAATCAATTTTTCACTTAGGATACGGAAGCTACAAAAAAATATGAATAATATAAGTTAGCAGTTAAGATGATTTATGCTTAATGCTCATAAATCATCTTTCTAGTCATACCACCATCGATAATAATGTTTTCACCATTAATAAAATCATTAAGTGGATTCGTCAGAAACAAACAAGCACGTGCGACATCACTAGGTTTCCCTACACGTTTGGACGGATGTTGCGTATGATCAACAGTACGAAGCGATTCATAATCTTCTGTTTCTATCCAGCCTGGACTAATAGCATTTACAGTAATTTTTTCTTCCTGTAATGTGAGAGCTAAAGCATGTGTGAGTGCGTATATGCCACCTTTACTTGCGGCATAACTTTCCGTATTTGGTTCAGACATAAATGCACGTGTAGACGCAAGATTTATAATTGCACCACCCGTTCCTCTCATCTTTTTCGCTGCCGCTTGGGAACATAGAAATACGCTACGTAAATTCGTGTTTAATACATCATCAAACTCATCCACAGTTAAATCAAAAAAGGACTTGAATTTTGAAACACCCGCATTATTAATTAAAATATCTATTTTATCAAATTCATCCATTGTTTTTTCCATTAAATTATCAATTGAAGTGGACTCTCGGACATCTGTCTTTATAAAAGTTGCTGTCTTTTTTCTTTTATTTAGTGATGCTTCAACCTTTTTCCCGTCATCTTTTGCGACATCAGCAATTATTACATGTGCACCTTCTTCTGCGTATGCAGAAGCTATAGATCGGCCAATTCCATTTGCACCACCAGTAACAATAACTACCTTATTTTCAAATAGCATTTAATTGCCTCCCTTATTACTAATTCACTTCATCATACCATTTAAGAAGCTACGTTTAAAAAAATACAATCTTTTCTAAACTAATTATTAGAAGGATCTGAAAGCTATATAAAAATGGCCAAGCGAGATGCTAGGCCATTTTTAACATGAAAACGTCGTCTATCTATCCTTTTGCTAATCTTAATGCGGTTTCTGTGATCTTCCTATCTATTTCTAGTTGTTTTTCTGTATCATGTGGATGATAGAATCCATTATTAATCATATACGTAGAAATTTGTTCATGAAATGTAATAACTTCGTCTAATTGCATCGTTAATGTATTTCTAACTCCTGGTGTTGCAGTTTCTGTAATAGCTAAGGCATAACTCTTTATTTCTGCTTTTGCAGCCATTAAAATATCTGTCGCAATTACTTGATCTGTTAATGGTGCCATCCCAGTAATTTTTTCAATAAGTTGATTCACTGTTTAACCTCCTTCATGACAAGTGTTTTTCTAAATCTTCCAAATGCCGAACATGCATTGTAGCATCTTGCTTCATCAAATCTTTTAGATTCTCGTCCATTACTAATCCTTGCATGATCGATGCCTTGGTAAGGCATAAGCTCTTAAATGTAATAAGTTCATGTACCTCTAATGTTTCATGCATACCTAACTGTATGTTCAAACCTTCCACCCCCCACCTTCATGTTAGTATTATTCATTTAGCGCTCTATTTGCGTAGTGAACATCTTTTTCTAACTGCTCGGGAATATTAAAAGCATCATATATTCCTCTATCTTGAAGAAATCCATATATTTGTTCATGTTGTTTAATTGCTGTTTGTAACTCCTGTGTCAAAAATGTTCGAATGTCAGAAGATGTTGTTTCTGTAATAGCTGCAGCCATGTCTTTAATACCAGCTTTTGCTTCAAATAGCATATCTGTAGCTATCGTGTGGTCTGAAGCACTTAATTGATTCGTATCCATTTATTGCACCCCTTTATTGATTGATTTGAGTTGAAGCAGAAGTGAGTAAGTCTTTCATTTGATTAACTGCCGTATGACCTTGTTTTACACTCTGTTCGACCAATGTTTTTAATTCGATATTTTCAACTATTTTCATTCTTGATTTAGATTGTGAAAGGCAACCAACTTTAAAATTAATTAACTCCCTTAAATCAACGATTTCATGTATACCAAAGTTACTACTTTTCAAGTATACGTTCACCTCCATTGTTATTCATGTTAGCTTTTGTCTTTCTTATTTTGTTTATTCAAGTTATACCTCCATGCATGATTTTTTCCCTCAAGTCGATAATAAACCGACATCTTAAAAAGAACGGAGTATACTTTCGTGACTGATAATTTAGAAATAAATAAGATATTAGAACAACTGTCCACTTCAGAAGAACAATTAGACTTTGCTCAACCAAATCATTTAACTCCTGCTATGAAAGCCTATCAGGATTATTACGGATTTAAACAATCAAATCTTTCATTTCA
The nucleotide sequence above comes from Paraliobacillus zengyii. Encoded proteins:
- a CDS encoding spore coat protein; this encodes MNQLIEKITGMAPLTDQVIATDILMAAKAEIKSYALAITETATPGVRNTLTMQLDEVITFHEQISTYMINNGFYHPHDTEKQLEIDRKITETALRLAKG
- a CDS encoding IS1182 family transposase, producing the protein MFKDYNMNQVILPLDFEMKLQKNDIAYTIHDLVEQIPDKAFSVFLHETGCPAYHPRMMMKVILCAYTQSVFSGRKIESLLKDSVRMMWLAQGYEPSYRTINRFRVNEEVQELLRQCFVQFRCQLVKEELIDQEAIFIDGTKIEANANKFTFVWRKAIEKYSANLVEKSNQLYDELLANEIIPEIERESTEELSTKELEKVVEKLEKTVEGYDKQIEESKDVSKRKQLRSARKTPKKYRKQFKDYVARKQKYEKDRLIFEARNSYSKTDHDATFMRMKDDYMKNGQLKAGYNVQIATEGQYTLAYDVFPNPTDVRTFTPFLDKIEESFFELPTYIVADAWYGSEQNYEDVRINRERIPLITYNMYRKEKTKKYKQDPFNTMNWAYDEASDSFRCPNDKKVAFQYLSNRTGKDNFTRSFKVYECEDCSDCPLRSHCTKAKEGNNRKIYYNEKWEQQKAYTKQQLSEKETGKIYGKRKIDVEPVFGFLKANLRFTRMSVRGKKKVENELGFAFMAVNLRKYTAKHAHGPTNPENNPTKKDSDHLPKMIGIFFVILASYVPASLAILHFKKFGVY
- a CDS encoding spore coat protein; this translates as MDTNQLSASDHTIATDMLFEAKAGIKDMAAAITETTSSDIRTFLTQELQTAIKQHEQIYGFLQDRGIYDAFNIPEQLEKDVHYANRALNE
- a CDS encoding TIGR00341 family protein translates to MELQLIEVYIPNDKVNHFQEKIAEFTIISHWHTRISDQEQVFKLLIDKKYAEEILNFLELDSKYDEEMRALLYNISTYIPRVEEEKEEERDPSEKQEEVLRASRHELYNVVHSSSVINRNFVWLLVLSAIVATAGIVKDSAAVVIGAMVIAPLIGPYTALSFAAVLGDYKIMRRSVGTAIFGLVVPILIAILFGVIFNLPLDSDEFRARTNIEMMDIILALAAGAAGALSFAKRVSEALVGVMVSVALLPPAIVFGMIIGEGEWRYAVTPLLLLLVNIHAILLSAIIVFWVSGIKPVNWKEIQVANTSRIIGLLSVSLVIIVLGIIIYFIEF
- a CDS encoding aldo/keto reductase produces the protein MTVETHVALRKLGQSSTRVSALGLGCWQFSNGKGLVGGFWAAMDQKDVTNIVRLSLEGGINWFDTAEIYGKGESENALSVALNSIDASAESALIATKWWPLFRTASSITKTIDKRLEALGGRDIDLYQIHQPFSFSNVKNEMKEMIHLLEKNKIKLVGVSNYNAGKMKEAHELLKEKDYFLASNQVKYSLLDRRIEKNGIMDVAKELGITIIAYSPLEQGILSGKFHKNPELIKNIKGPRKYTKFFKAAGLAQTQPLIDLLEEKAIKYGVSQTQIALNWLIHFHGETVVAIPGASKVHHVEENIGALQFTLSREDLDEINEASKKVALFE
- a CDS encoding spore coat protein; protein product: MEVNVYLKSSNFGIHEIVDLRELINFKVGCLSQSKSRMKIVENIELKTLVEQSVKQGHTAVNQMKDLLTSASTQINQ
- a CDS encoding amidase family protein, which produces MSFKIEEATIKELQNELEYGNITSKQLVQLYLDKINEHNLNGPKLNAVRQTNPDALAIAEQLDKERSKETNGLLYGIPIIIKNNINTRDQMATTAGSLALQHNYPEEDAFIVKKLREAGAIILATANLTEFANFMAYEMPNGYSSLGGQVLNPYNPGVFDVGGSSAGTGSAIAANFATAGIGTETSGSILSPASSNSLVGIKPTIGLVSRTGIIPISHSQDTAGPMTRTVEDAAIMLTVMAGQDESDSSTKNFPGNDTDYTSSLLEDGLKGSRIGIDRSTFAELSEEEVTVIEEAIATIKQQGATIIDPIKIHTPELDMVVMKHEFKHDLNKYLKTVSEDVSVKNLKDIIAFNQQNNELALKYNQELLEDSEAMSDDPTDPAYLESRAMDLKYSRELGIDAVMEKHNLDAILSPNNWGASLPAKAGYPSITIPAGYTDEGKPVGITFSAKAFSEQILIKLGYSYEQATKHRIEPRFQ
- a CDS encoding SDR family NAD(P)-dependent oxidoreductase: MLFENKVVIVTGGANGIGRSIASAYAEEGAHVIIADVAKDDGKKVEASLNKRKKTATFIKTDVRESTSIDNLMEKTMDEFDKIDILINNAGVSKFKSFFDLTVDEFDDVLNTNLRSVFLCSQAAAKKMRGTGGAIINLASTRAFMSEPNTESYAASKGGIYALTHALALTLQEEKITVNAISPGWIETEDYESLRTVDHTQHPSKRVGKPSDVARACLFLTNPLNDFINGENIIIDGGMTRKMIYEH